One part of the Nostoc sp. PCC 7120 = FACHB-418 genome encodes these proteins:
- a CDS encoding rhomboid family intramembrane serine protease, which translates to MIPISDNLHFRERPIINYWLIGINIFIFLWEIKLELSGELGYFINTWGLVPSQISTALHNALINPAAWVVVFGRLFSLLFAIFLHGSFSQILGNMLFLWVFGKAVENILGHKHYLGFYLVAGVVTGLAQIIIEPNLTVPLVGANGAIAAVLGAYIIKFPNVKIDTILPLILIYIPIELPASFYSLWWYIQQLFYGIGSLNIPPMGVNQPSLAYWMQLVAMTIGAAYIRKKF; encoded by the coding sequence ATGATTCCTATTAGTGATAACTTACATTTTCGTGAACGTCCGATTATTAATTATTGGTTGATTGGTATTAATATTTTTATCTTCCTCTGGGAAATAAAACTAGAACTGAGTGGTGAATTAGGCTATTTCATTAACACTTGGGGTTTAGTTCCATCCCAAATTAGTACAGCGCTTCATAATGCACTGATAAATCCTGCGGCTTGGGTAGTAGTGTTTGGGCGTTTATTTTCTTTGTTGTTTGCCATATTTCTCCACGGCAGTTTTAGCCAAATATTGGGGAATATGTTATTTTTATGGGTGTTTGGTAAAGCAGTAGAGAATATTTTAGGACATAAGCATTATTTAGGATTTTATCTGGTCGCTGGCGTTGTCACAGGGTTAGCACAGATTATCATTGAACCAAATTTGACTGTACCACTTGTTGGTGCAAATGGAGCGATCGCCGCAGTTTTGGGAGCGTATATAATCAAGTTTCCTAATGTTAAAATAGACACCATTTTACCGTTAATTCTTATTTATATTCCCATTGAATTACCTGCTTCTTTCTATTCATTATGGTGGTATATTCAACAGTTATTCTATGGCATTGGTAGTTTAAACATTCCACCAATGGGAGTCAATCAACCCAGCCTAGCCTACTGGATGCAGCTTGTAGCCATGACTATTGGCGCAGCCTATATCCGAAAAAAATTCTGA
- a CDS encoding aldehyde dehydrogenase family protein gives MKTPLNCQNYINGQWLNAATETTLNSHNPADKSEIVATFPRSQADDVDRAVAAARQAYGSWRKVPAPARAEYIFRVGELLLQHKEELAQLISREMGKPLTEARGDVQEGVDCAFYSAGEGRRLFGQTTPSEMPNKFAMTMRMPIGVCALITPWNFPVAIPCWKAMPALVCGNTVILKPAEDTPACATKLIEIFAAAGLPPGVINLVHGVGEEVGKALVEHPNIDLVSFTGSSATGAYVGETCGRTHKRVCLEMGGKNAQVVMEDADLELALDGALWGAFGTTGQRCTATSRLILHRDIKEKFTTMLRERTSQLRLGAGTEPETDIGPIINNRQLQRVHEYMNIAREEGAKILIGGEIATEGQLQQGYFFQPTILDNVTPQMRVAREEIFGPVVALIEVSTFEEAIAILNDTKYGLSSSVYTRDINRAFVAMRDIEAGITYINGPTIGAEVHLPFGGVKQTGNGHREAGTTALDVFTEWKSVYVDFSGSLQRAQIDNRS, from the coding sequence ATGAAAACTCCCCTAAACTGCCAAAATTACATCAATGGTCAATGGTTAAACGCCGCCACAGAAACCACCCTCAACAGTCACAACCCTGCGGATAAGAGCGAAATCGTTGCTACTTTCCCCCGTTCCCAGGCTGACGATGTAGATAGAGCCGTAGCCGCCGCCCGTCAAGCCTACGGCAGTTGGCGCAAAGTCCCAGCCCCAGCCAGAGCCGAATATATCTTTCGTGTCGGTGAATTATTACTCCAGCATAAAGAAGAACTAGCCCAGTTAATTAGTCGGGAAATGGGTAAACCCTTAACTGAAGCCAGGGGCGATGTGCAGGAAGGTGTTGACTGTGCTTTTTATAGCGCTGGTGAAGGACGGCGGTTGTTTGGGCAAACCACACCATCCGAAATGCCCAACAAATTCGCCATGACTATGCGAATGCCCATTGGAGTCTGTGCTTTAATTACTCCCTGGAACTTCCCCGTAGCCATTCCTTGCTGGAAAGCCATGCCAGCTTTGGTTTGTGGCAATACGGTGATTCTCAAACCTGCGGAAGACACCCCCGCCTGTGCGACTAAATTAATTGAGATTTTCGCCGCCGCAGGTTTACCACCGGGCGTAATTAACTTGGTGCATGGAGTTGGAGAGGAAGTAGGGAAAGCTTTAGTCGAACATCCAAATATTGATTTAGTTTCATTTACTGGTTCTTCCGCCACTGGTGCCTATGTTGGTGAGACTTGTGGACGTACCCACAAGCGCGTCTGTTTGGAAATGGGCGGGAAAAATGCTCAAGTGGTGATGGAAGATGCAGATTTAGAGCTTGCCCTTGATGGGGCATTGTGGGGAGCCTTCGGCACAACCGGACAACGTTGTACAGCTACCAGCCGCTTAATTTTACATCGTGACATCAAAGAAAAATTTACAACCATGCTGCGTGAACGTACCAGCCAATTACGCTTGGGTGCGGGTACTGAGCCTGAGACAGATATCGGGCCGATAATTAATAACCGACAGTTGCAACGGGTACATGAATATATGAATATTGCCCGTGAGGAAGGAGCTAAAATTTTAATCGGTGGCGAAATTGCCACCGAGGGACAATTACAACAGGGTTACTTTTTTCAACCCACGATTTTAGATAATGTCACCCCACAGATGCGCGTTGCCCGTGAAGAGATATTCGGGCCTGTAGTGGCATTGATTGAGGTTAGCACCTTTGAGGAGGCGATCGCTATCCTTAACGATACCAAATATGGTCTTTCCTCCTCAGTCTACACTCGTGACATCAATCGCGCCTTTGTTGCCATGCGCGACATCGAAGCCGGTATCACCTACATCAACGGCCCCACCATTGGCGCAGAAGTACACTTACCTTTTGGTGGTGTCAAACAAACCGGTAACGGACACCGGGAAGCCGGCACCACCGCTTTAGATGTGTTTACAGAATGGAAAAGCGTTTATGTAGATTTTTCCGGCAGTTTACAACGCGCGCAAATTGATAACAGGAGTTAG
- a CDS encoding response regulator, with the protein MQERVINILLVEDDEVDVMNVKRAFKKVNITNPIYLANNGLEALKILRGDHAQTPTFPHERRLILLDLNMPRMGGIEFLQELRSDPQLRLTPVVVMTTSNQDKDRVEAYNLNVAGYILKPVTFSNFVEIIAALNKYWVFCEMP; encoded by the coding sequence ATGCAGGAAAGAGTGATTAACATACTATTAGTGGAGGATGATGAAGTTGATGTCATGAATGTCAAACGAGCATTCAAAAAAGTTAATATTACTAATCCTATTTATTTAGCAAATAATGGCTTAGAGGCTTTAAAGATTTTGCGTGGCGATCATGCCCAAACGCCAACTTTCCCCCATGAACGTCGCCTAATTTTGCTAGACTTGAATATGCCTAGAATGGGTGGTATTGAATTCTTGCAGGAATTAAGATCCGATCCCCAACTACGACTAACGCCTGTAGTTGTGATGACGACATCAAACCAAGATAAAGACCGTGTGGAAGCTTACAACTTAAACGTTGCTGGTTATATCCTCAAGCCCGTCACATTCTCCAATTTTGTAGAAATAATAGCAGCACTCAATAAATATTGGGTATTCTGTGAAATGCCTTAG
- a CDS encoding hybrid sensor histidine kinase/response regulator, whose amino-acid sequence MSVVENHQIDRILAVDDTRDNLILVQTILESEGYEIDLASDGISALQKVEQSPPDLILLDVMMPGMDGYEVTRRIRNNPALSYIPILLITAFHESSVVEGLDVGADDFIRKPFDTDELLARVRSLLRLKHSLDEQKKMARQREDFVSRLTHDLRTPLVAADRMLDLFQQEAFCKISPEMKQAIAVMIRSNQNLMQMVNTLLEVYRFEAGKKTLNYESCNLKEIAQEVVSELTTLTNEKGIALKIDSSQIDNLGEKAGIVMGDTLELRRVLYNLVANAIKFTDTGGIEIRFFEPNNHWLTIEIEDTGYGIAPEDQVTIFERFRQGRNKRSGSGLGLHLSSRIVEAHEGMISLVSEVGKGSKFTVKLPKNI is encoded by the coding sequence ATGTCTGTTGTGGAAAATCATCAAATTGATCGAATTTTGGCTGTTGACGACACTAGAGATAATCTGATTTTAGTGCAAACAATTTTAGAAAGTGAAGGCTATGAAATTGATTTAGCCAGTGATGGCATTTCAGCTTTGCAAAAAGTAGAACAGTCTCCACCAGATTTAATCTTATTAGATGTAATGATGCCGGGGATGGATGGTTATGAAGTGACGCGACGCATTCGCAATAACCCAGCCCTCAGTTATATACCAATATTGTTGATTACAGCTTTTCACGAATCGAGTGTTGTGGAAGGTTTGGACGTAGGCGCGGATGATTTCATTCGCAAACCATTTGATACAGATGAACTATTGGCTAGAGTGCGATCGCTCCTACGCCTCAAGCACAGTCTGGACGAACAAAAGAAAATGGCACGCCAAAGGGAAGACTTTGTGTCACGCCTGACCCACGATTTACGCACACCGCTAGTAGCAGCCGATCGGATGTTGGACTTGTTTCAACAAGAAGCTTTTTGCAAAATTTCGCCAGAAATGAAACAGGCGATCGCTGTCATGATTCGCAGCAATCAAAATTTGATGCAGATGGTTAATACCTTACTAGAAGTTTATCGCTTTGAAGCCGGTAAGAAAACATTAAATTATGAAAGCTGTAACTTAAAAGAAATCGCTCAAGAAGTGGTTAGCGAACTCACAACTCTAACTAATGAAAAAGGTATCGCCTTAAAAATAGATAGCAGTCAGATAGATAACTTAGGAGAAAAAGCAGGTATAGTCATGGGCGATACCCTCGAACTACGCCGCGTGTTGTACAACTTAGTAGCAAATGCCATCAAGTTTACAGATACTGGCGGCATTGAAATTCGCTTTTTTGAACCCAATAATCATTGGTTAACAATTGAAATTGAAGATACTGGTTATGGTATTGCTCCCGAAGACCAAGTAACCATTTTTGAGCGCTTTCGACAGGGAAGGAATAAACGTTCAGGTAGTGGTTTAGGTCTGCATTTGTCCAGTCGTATTGTTGAAGCCCACGAAGGTATGATTAGCTTGGTTTCTGAAGTAGGTAAAGGTAGTAAATTCACAGTCAAACTGCCTAAAAATATTTGA
- a CDS encoding cyclase family protein: MSSLKTIAYSRVIHLSHIIDPDIPQWPGDPPIEFTTVAQLPDDGYYLRGFSIGEHSATHINAPNSFYQAGIGIDQYPAQSLIVSAVVIDIQAAAAVNADYRLTIDDIFTWEAEHGEIPIGNVVLLHTGWQNKWSDKHAFLNQDAEGIMHFPGFGSDATQFLLDERQITGVGIDTHGVDPGQDASFATNRLVLAQQGIVLENLTNLHQLPAKGSNLAIAILRLRGGSGSPVGVLALVP, encoded by the coding sequence GTGTCAAGCCTAAAAACGATCGCATACTCCCGCGTGATTCACTTAAGTCATATAATTGACCCAGATATTCCCCAATGGCCTGGCGACCCTCCCATTGAATTTACCACTGTTGCCCAACTCCCAGATGATGGCTATTATCTACGGGGCTTCTCAATCGGGGAACACAGCGCCACTCATATCAATGCTCCTAATAGTTTTTATCAAGCAGGTATAGGAATTGACCAATACCCGGCTCAGTCGTTGATTGTGTCTGCGGTAGTTATAGATATCCAAGCAGCCGCAGCCGTCAACGCTGATTATAGACTCACAATTGATGATATCTTCACCTGGGAAGCAGAACACGGTGAAATTCCTATTGGTAACGTAGTGTTATTACATACTGGTTGGCAGAATAAATGGTCTGATAAACACGCTTTTCTCAACCAAGATGCTGAAGGAATCATGCACTTTCCGGGTTTTGGTAGCGATGCAACCCAGTTTCTCTTGGATGAACGGCAAATTACAGGCGTAGGAATTGATACTCATGGTGTAGACCCTGGACAAGATGCCAGTTTTGCTACCAACCGCTTAGTATTGGCGCAACAAGGTATTGTGTTAGAAAATTTGACAAATTTGCATCAACTACCAGCAAAAGGTAGTAATCTGGCGATCGCAATCCTCAGATTACGCGGTGGCTCAGGTTCGCCAGTGGGAGTTTTGGCATTAGTGCCTTGA
- a CDS encoding ATP-binding response regulator codes for MEETLKILVVDDDEVDRMAVRRALVKAGVRMEMSEVSDGSTALSILRHRSFDCAFIDYRLPDQDGLNLIETIRGLNIKIPLVVLTSQGDEQIAVELMKAGATDYLSKFRVSSETLAQVLRNAIRLYRAEMQTTIAYQQLRESHEQLVRKNQELERQRQQIQIQNLKLLEASRLKSQFLATMSHELRTPMNAIIGFAQILSRPKFGNLTGQQADMVERILNNGKHLLMLLNEVLDFSKLEEGRLELKPELFDLTKVINAVVMEMRSLAEAKKLSLLVQIDLQNSLLVNDPVRIKQILINLLSNAIKFTDSGSIWIDVKDLPGSWVEIKVKDTGIGIAAKDFKYIFEAFRQVDQSITRKYPGTGLGLAIIDSLVQMMSGKIFLESQLGVGSIFTITLPRQLPLSNSSLSSSSVQDAKEMMQPDHKVHHPTAKSNPTARKYHNLKL; via the coding sequence ATGGAAGAAACGCTCAAGATTTTGGTTGTAGACGATGATGAAGTAGACCGTATGGCAGTCCGCCGTGCCTTGGTTAAAGCTGGGGTACGCATGGAAATGTCAGAGGTAAGTGATGGAAGTACGGCACTCTCTATCTTAAGACATAGGTCTTTTGATTGTGCCTTTATCGACTATCGTTTACCCGACCAAGACGGTTTGAACTTAATCGAAACAATTCGTGGCTTAAATATCAAAATTCCTTTAGTAGTTTTGACTTCTCAAGGTGATGAACAAATTGCTGTGGAGTTAATGAAAGCTGGTGCAACAGATTACCTATCTAAATTTAGAGTCTCATCAGAAACTTTAGCTCAAGTTTTACGCAATGCGATACGGCTTTATCGTGCGGAAATGCAGACTACTATTGCCTACCAACAACTGAGAGAAAGTCATGAGCAACTGGTGCGAAAAAATCAAGAATTAGAACGACAACGGCAACAAATCCAAATTCAAAACTTAAAATTGCTCGAAGCATCGCGGCTGAAATCTCAATTTCTCGCTACCATGTCCCATGAATTAAGGACACCAATGAACGCGATTATCGGTTTTGCTCAGATACTATCACGCCCTAAATTCGGTAATCTCACAGGTCAGCAAGCCGACATGGTAGAACGTATTTTGAATAACGGCAAACATTTACTGATGCTATTAAACGAAGTTTTAGACTTCTCCAAATTGGAAGAAGGAAGATTAGAACTGAAGCCAGAATTATTTGATTTAACTAAAGTCATTAACGCCGTAGTTATGGAAATGCGTTCTCTAGCTGAGGCAAAAAAGTTGTCTTTGCTAGTGCAGATTGACTTACAAAATTCTTTGCTAGTAAATGATCCAGTACGAATTAAACAAATTTTAATAAATTTATTATCTAATGCCATTAAGTTCACAGACTCTGGTAGTATTTGGATCGACGTAAAAGACTTACCAGGAAGTTGGGTGGAAATTAAAGTAAAAGATACAGGTATTGGTATAGCAGCTAAAGATTTTAAATATATTTTTGAGGCTTTTCGACAAGTTGATCAAAGCATTACTCGCAAGTATCCAGGGACAGGTTTGGGATTGGCAATTATCGACTCATTAGTGCAAATGATGAGTGGTAAAATTTTCCTAGAAAGTCAATTGGGAGTAGGTTCAATTTTTACCATTACATTGCCAAGACAATTGCCATTATCAAATTCATCTCTATCTTCATCATCTGTGCAAGATGCGAAAGAAATGATGCAGCCAGATCACAAAGTACACCACCCTACGGCTAAATCCAACCCAACCGCCAGAAAATATCATAATCTTAAGTTATAA
- a CDS encoding PAS domain-containing sensor histidine kinase, which yields MITTSNQTTPESDRHSENIARIAPVGILRADLLGNCLYVNERWCEMSGLSKKQSLGRGWQVAIHPDDLKLVETQAQLILSKQKSDKTELRLQDPQGKITWVLSEAVVEIDEDGRIVGYIGTVVDISERHQIEEALRESEGRFAIMANSAPVMIWMSGLDKLCNFFNQGWLDFTGRTMAEELGNGWVEGVHPEDRERCIHTYTTAFDHREVFMMEYRLKRFDGQYRWIFDTGTPRFNSDGSFAGYVGSCVDINPRKQVEITLQQRTKQLTRLNTILAKTTTLLQQRNQELDQFAYVASHDLKAPLRAIASLSEWLEEDLADQLPEENQHQMQLLRGRVRRMEALINGLLEYSRIGRVHTELTQVNVDSLLREVIDSLQPPASFHIQIQTEMPTLVTKRVPLQQVFANLIENAIEHHTRVDGRVKISVRDLGKYYEFSVEDDGPGIPVEYHDKVFVIFQTLEPRDRKENTGIGLAIVKKIVETEGGSINLQPVSGPGSTFRFTWPKRSLE from the coding sequence ATGATAACTACAAGCAATCAAACAACTCCAGAGAGCGATCGCCACTCTGAAAATATAGCAAGAATAGCCCCCGTTGGCATATTGCGTGCAGACTTATTGGGTAATTGTCTTTATGTCAACGAGCGTTGGTGTGAAATGTCTGGTCTTTCTAAAAAACAATCATTGGGTCGAGGTTGGCAAGTAGCTATTCATCCAGATGATTTGAAACTTGTAGAAACGCAAGCCCAGTTAATTTTGTCAAAGCAGAAGTCAGATAAAACTGAGTTGCGCTTACAAGATCCTCAAGGCAAAATTACTTGGGTACTGTCAGAAGCAGTAGTAGAAATTGATGAAGATGGGCGGATAGTCGGCTATATCGGCACAGTAGTGGATATTAGTGAACGTCACCAGATAGAAGAAGCATTGCGCGAGAGTGAAGGAAGATTCGCAATTATGGCGAATAGCGCGCCTGTGATGATTTGGATGTCAGGACTAGACAAACTCTGCAATTTTTTTAATCAAGGCTGGCTAGACTTCACAGGACGCACAATGGCAGAAGAATTAGGTAATGGTTGGGTAGAAGGGGTACATCCAGAAGACCGAGAACGTTGTATTCACACATATACTACAGCTTTCGACCATCGAGAAGTTTTCATGATGGAGTATCGCCTCAAACGTTTTGATGGTCAATATCGCTGGATTTTTGATACAGGTACACCCAGATTTAATTCAGATGGTAGTTTCGCTGGTTATGTAGGTTCCTGCGTTGATATTAACCCACGTAAGCAAGTAGAAATTACACTCCAACAACGAACTAAACAACTGACACGCTTAAACACTATCCTGGCGAAAACTACCACGTTGTTGCAACAACGCAATCAAGAATTAGACCAGTTTGCTTATGTTGCATCCCATGATTTAAAAGCGCCTTTACGGGCGATCGCTAGTTTATCAGAATGGTTAGAAGAAGACCTCGCCGACCAGCTTCCCGAAGAAAATCAACATCAAATGCAATTGTTGCGGGGTCGGGTGCGGCGCATGGAAGCCTTAATTAATGGTCTACTGGAATATTCGCGTATTGGCCGCGTCCACACAGAATTAACACAGGTCAATGTGGACTCATTACTCAGGGAAGTAATCGACTCGTTGCAACCACCGGCAAGTTTTCATATTCAAATCCAGACAGAAATGCCTACTTTAGTCACAAAGAGAGTTCCCTTACAACAGGTGTTCGCTAACTTAATCGAAAATGCAATTGAACACCACACACGGGTTGATGGTAGGGTAAAAATTTCGGTGCGAGATTTGGGCAAATACTACGAATTTAGTGTAGAAGATGATGGCCCTGGCATACCTGTAGAATATCACGACAAGGTTTTTGTAATTTTCCAAACTCTCGAACCGCGCGATCGCAAAGAAAATACGGGAATTGGCTTGGCGATCGTCAAAAAAATTGTCGAAACGGAAGGGGGTTCCATAAATTTGCAGCCTGTCTCCGGGCCTGGTAGTACATTTCGTTTTACTTGGCCTAAACGTTCTCTTGAGTAA
- a CDS encoding serine/threonine-protein kinase has protein sequence MLGNTLVGRYQIISHLGGGGFGETFVACDTHLPGLPKCVVKKLQPQANDPATLEIARRLFDTEAQVLYKLGSCDRIPQLLAYFEEDAEFYLVQEFIPGHDLSKELTPGKVFTQDEVTILLQEILTILEFVHQQNVIHRDINPRNLLRRQDGKLILIDFGAVKQITTQIVTPTGENKSTVIIGTPGYIPGEQAQGNPKFSSDIYAVGIVAIQALTGLLPHQLEHDADTHEIIWQNHAQVSSEFARFIDKMVCYDFRQRYAAATTALQALTELTQPASNTIAITPTLPPAKFRFNHTKKSIFIKLLLAILLTSATGIASVFVVNSINSNNATDLAKKGNTFFELQRYKDALSAYEQAVDIRPDYAPAWQGKGKTLFRLKQYQDALTAYDKAIQIQPDYVEAWSGRGFSLQNLQRYSEAIASFDKALQLNENYPEVWNARGEAFSNLKQYDQAIKSYDKAIEFNSDAYESFYNKGLALQSMKEYNEAINAYNKAIEIKSDYERAWYNLGNSLVNLNRYEDAFKAYDKAVQYKTDYAIAWLSRGNVLIILRRYPEALESFNQVIKFNPNNYQAWYGRGWSQHQNQRYAEAIESYKKAATIKPSNYEIWYSLGNSQYILQQYQEAIASYNKAVRYRPKHIESWYSRGNALFSLKQYKEAIASYEQAIKHKPDYSQAINARDEAQRQLQAATPKPVVIPVMPTPEFTNPPQDN, from the coding sequence ATGCTGGGAAACACACTTGTTGGAAGATACCAAATTATTAGCCACTTGGGAGGAGGGGGATTTGGTGAAACTTTTGTGGCTTGTGATACTCATCTACCAGGGTTACCTAAGTGCGTAGTGAAAAAACTCCAACCCCAAGCAAATGATCCGGCTACGTTGGAAATAGCCAGGCGATTATTTGATACAGAGGCGCAAGTTTTATATAAGTTGGGAAGTTGCGATCGCATTCCTCAGCTTTTGGCTTATTTTGAGGAAGATGCAGAGTTCTATCTGGTACAAGAATTTATCCCTGGTCACGACCTGAGTAAAGAATTAACGCCAGGAAAGGTCTTTACTCAAGATGAGGTAACAATACTATTACAAGAGATTCTGACCATCTTGGAATTTGTCCATCAGCAAAATGTAATTCACCGTGACATTAATCCGCGAAATTTGCTTAGGCGACAGGATGGTAAGTTAATTCTCATCGACTTTGGGGCAGTGAAGCAAATCACCACCCAAATAGTGACCCCCACTGGTGAAAATAAATCTACTGTGATTATTGGTACACCAGGTTACATACCCGGAGAACAAGCGCAAGGTAATCCCAAATTTAGTAGTGATATCTATGCTGTGGGGATAGTTGCAATTCAAGCACTCACGGGATTATTACCCCATCAACTAGAACATGATGCCGATACTCATGAAATTATCTGGCAAAATCATGCTCAAGTCTCGTCAGAGTTTGCCAGATTTATAGACAAAATGGTGTGTTATGATTTCCGCCAACGCTATGCGGCGGCGACGACTGCATTACAAGCACTCACAGAATTAACACAACCTGCTTCTAATACGATCGCCATAACTCCCACTTTACCACCTGCCAAATTTAGATTTAATCACACTAAAAAAAGTATATTCATCAAACTATTATTAGCAATTTTATTAACTAGTGCAACTGGTATAGCTTCAGTATTTGTTGTCAATAGTATTAATAGTAATAATGCTACAGACCTAGCGAAAAAAGGTAATACTTTTTTTGAACTACAACGATATAAAGACGCGTTATCTGCTTATGAACAAGCGGTTGATATCAGACCAGATTATGCTCCTGCTTGGCAGGGCAAAGGTAAAACTTTATTTCGGCTCAAACAATATCAAGACGCATTGACAGCTTATGATAAGGCGATTCAAATCCAACCAGATTATGTAGAAGCTTGGAGTGGCAGGGGTTTTAGTTTGCAAAATTTACAGCGTTATTCAGAAGCGATCGCCTCTTTTGATAAGGCTTTACAACTCAATGAAAATTATCCAGAAGTCTGGAATGCTAGAGGGGAAGCTTTTAGTAATTTAAAACAGTATGATCAAGCAATTAAATCTTATGATAAAGCCATTGAATTTAACTCAGATGCTTATGAGAGTTTTTATAACAAGGGATTGGCTTTGCAAAGCATGAAAGAATATAATGAAGCCATAAACGCCTATAATAAAGCCATTGAAATTAAATCAGATTATGAGAGAGCTTGGTATAATTTAGGAAATTCATTAGTTAATTTAAACCGTTACGAAGATGCTTTTAAGGCTTATGATAAGGCAGTACAATATAAAACAGATTATGCTATAGCTTGGTTATCAAGAGGTAACGTATTAATTATTTTACGCCGTTATCCCGAAGCCCTTGAATCTTTTAATCAAGTCATAAAATTTAATCCTAATAATTATCAAGCATGGTATGGCAGAGGTTGGTCACAGCATCAAAATCAACGCTATGCAGAGGCAATAGAATCTTATAAGAAAGCGGCAACAATTAAGCCTAGTAATTATGAGATTTGGTATAGTTTAGGTAACTCCCAATACATTTTACAGCAATATCAAGAGGCGATCGCATCTTATAACAAAGCGGTGCGTTACCGGCCAAAACATATTGAAAGTTGGTATAGTCGGGGAAATGCCTTATTTAGTTTAAAACAATATAAGGAAGCGATCGCATCCTACGAGCAAGCCATTAAACATAAACCAGATTATAGCCAAGCAATTAACGCCCGTGACGAAGCCCAGCGTCAACTCCAAGCCGCAACACCAAAACCTGTAGTTATCCCAGTCATGCCTACTCCAGAATTTACTAATCCCCCGCAAGACAATTAA
- a CDS encoding response regulator transcription factor has protein sequence MSEISIILIEDHDLTRMGLRAALQANTGIKVIGEAANATQGLKLLETAKPDVAVVDIGLPDMDGIELTRKFRRYQAESGQTHTKILILTMDHTEDAVLAAFAAGADSYYMKETSISRLTEAIQATFGGNSWIDPAIANVVLQKMRQGIPGESQSSDKPKTVKIEALPSEYEQVLETYPLTQRELEILELIVAGCSNGQIAEKLYITVGTVKTHVRNILNKLCADDRTQAAVRALRSGLVA, from the coding sequence ATGAGTGAAATCAGCATTATTTTAATTGAAGATCATGACCTAACCAGAATGGGGCTAAGAGCTGCGTTACAGGCCAACACTGGCATCAAAGTAATTGGTGAAGCGGCTAACGCCACTCAAGGGCTGAAACTTTTGGAAACGGCGAAGCCGGATGTAGCGGTGGTAGATATTGGCTTGCCGGACATGGATGGTATTGAACTCACTCGCAAGTTTAGGCGTTATCAAGCTGAGAGTGGGCAAACCCACACCAAGATTCTCATCCTGACAATGGATCATACCGAAGATGCGGTACTGGCGGCTTTTGCGGCTGGGGCAGATTCTTACTACATGAAAGAAACCAGCATTAGTAGGCTAACAGAAGCAATTCAAGCTACTTTTGGTGGTAACTCATGGATTGATCCAGCGATCGCTAATGTAGTATTACAGAAGATGCGCCAAGGCATCCCCGGAGAGAGCCAATCATCTGATAAGCCCAAAACCGTCAAAATTGAGGCTCTGCCTTCTGAATACGAACAAGTATTAGAAACCTACCCCCTTACACAACGGGAATTAGAAATTCTAGAGTTGATTGTTGCTGGCTGTAGCAACGGTCAAATTGCGGAGAAACTTTATATTACTGTTGGTACGGTTAAAACCCACGTCCGCAACATCCTAAATAAACTCTGCGCTGATGACCGTACCCAAGCGGCTGTACGTGCTTTGCGTTCTGGGTTAGTAGCTTAA
- a CDS encoding FHA domain-containing protein: MSPTSTDCGKDVSMTAETLESHLLILEDDQGRKEFSLDQPLYSIGRDKESNIRLVSQFVSRRHATLVRLPKNNSYYYRIVDGDGKGRASANGLMINGRKLPAHDLKNEDEIVFGPKVRAIYYLLKNTQRSGQTDASEYDITLINPGMTEDVEEL, from the coding sequence ATGAGTCCAACTTCAACTGACTGTGGCAAAGATGTATCAATGACAGCAGAAACTCTTGAAAGTCATCTATTAATTCTTGAAGACGACCAAGGTCGTAAAGAATTTTCTTTAGACCAGCCTTTATACTCCATTGGCAGAGACAAAGAGTCCAACATTCGTTTAGTGTCGCAGTTTGTCTCTCGTCGCCATGCTACATTAGTGCGACTGCCAAAAAATAATAGTTATTATTACCGCATTGTCGATGGTGATGGTAAAGGTAGAGCAAGCGCCAACGGTCTGATGATTAATGGCCGCAAACTCCCAGCCCATGATTTAAAAAACGAGGATGAGATAGTTTTTGGCCCGAAAGTACGTGCCATTTACTACTTGTTAAAGAATACTCAGCGTTCAGGACAAACAGATGCTAGTGAATATGACATCACACTTATCAATCCTGGTATGACTGAGGATGTAGAAGAACTATGA